The following are from one region of the Actinoplanes sp. L3-i22 genome:
- a CDS encoding DUF6879 family protein — MSVQLLQGQAFLDVFRTFEESAFHLEVEDAYHTPDESEPFRKFLHGEPDDFDWHRPWLDLVRDTTKTGKRVERIRIVSVPHVDYTRWGLTVAPLNIEAGEDIRWLPRSLLDGAEVTADDFWLIDRKRVVFTVFTPDGTFSGGAATADPVIVERCVRVRDALWKLATPHRDYVG, encoded by the coding sequence GTGAGCGTGCAGCTGCTGCAAGGCCAGGCGTTTTTGGACGTCTTCCGGACGTTTGAAGAGTCGGCGTTCCACCTCGAGGTGGAGGACGCCTACCACACCCCCGACGAGTCAGAGCCGTTCCGAAAGTTCCTGCACGGCGAGCCAGACGACTTTGATTGGCACCGCCCCTGGCTCGATCTCGTCCGCGACACGACCAAGACCGGCAAACGGGTGGAACGGATCCGCATCGTGTCAGTGCCGCACGTCGACTACACCCGCTGGGGACTGACCGTCGCGCCGCTGAACATCGAGGCCGGCGAGGATATTCGCTGGCTCCCACGGTCACTGCTCGACGGTGCCGAGGTCACCGCCGACGATTTTTGGCTCATCGACCGCAAGCGGGTCGTGTTTACGGTCTTCACCCCGGATGGCACATTCTCCGGCGGTGCCGCAACCGCAGATCCCGTGATCGTCGAACGATGCGTCCGTGTGCGCGACGCCCTCTGGAAGCTCGCCACCCCACACCGCGACTACGTGGGCTGA
- a CDS encoding excinuclease ABC subunit UvrA, giving the protein MEKTHAADSHDLIRVHGARVNNLKDVSVEIPKRRLTVFTGVSGSGKSSLVFGTIAAESQRMINETYSAFVQGFMPSQARPDVDVLEGLTTAILVDQERMGSDPRSTVGTATDANAMLRILFSRLGDPHIGSPQAYSFNVASISGAGAVTMEKGGVTTKERRSFSITGGMCPRCEGRGAVTDFDLTALYDENKSLNEGALTIPGYSMDGWFGRIFRGCGYFDPDKPIKKYTKRELHDLLHKEPTKIKVDGINLTFSGLIPSIQKSFLAKDREAMQPHIRAFVDRAITFTTCPECDGTRLSAGARASKINGVSIADACAMQISDLADWVRGLDQPSVAPLLGKLQHTLDSFIEIGLGYLSLDRPAGTLSGGEAQRTKMIRHLGSSLTDVTYVFDEPTIGLHPHDIQRMNELLLQLRDKGNTVLVVEHKPEAIAIADHVVDLGPRAGAAGGEIVFEGTLDGLRASGTLTGRHLDDRASLKPDVRKPSGHLSVRGADSHNLRNVDVDIPLGVLVVVTGVAGSGKSSLIHGSVAGREGVVAVDQGSIKGSRRSNPATYTGLLEPIRKQFAKVNGVKPALFSANSEGACPNCNGNGVIYTDLGMMAGVASPCEVCEGRRFDASVLDYRVAGKDISEVLAMPVAEAVEFFAAGDARNPAAHKILSRLSDVGLGYLTLGQPLSTLSGGERQRVKLAVHMGETGGVFILDEPTTGLHLADVEQLLGLLDRLVDAGRSVIVIEHHQAVMAHADWIIDLGPGAGHDGGRVVFEGTPSDLVASRPTLTGEHLADYVKP; this is encoded by the coding sequence ATGGAGAAGACGCATGCGGCCGACAGCCACGACCTGATCCGCGTGCACGGCGCGCGCGTCAACAACCTCAAGGACGTCAGCGTCGAGATCCCGAAACGCCGGCTCACGGTGTTCACCGGCGTCTCCGGCTCGGGCAAGAGCTCGCTCGTGTTCGGCACCATCGCCGCCGAGTCGCAGCGGATGATCAACGAGACGTACAGCGCGTTCGTCCAGGGCTTCATGCCGTCCCAGGCCCGCCCCGACGTGGACGTGTTGGAGGGCCTGACCACGGCGATCCTGGTCGACCAGGAGCGGATGGGCTCCGACCCGCGCTCCACGGTCGGCACCGCCACCGACGCCAACGCCATGCTGCGGATCCTGTTCAGCCGGCTCGGTGACCCGCACATCGGCTCGCCGCAGGCGTACTCGTTCAACGTCGCCTCGATCTCCGGCGCCGGCGCGGTGACCATGGAGAAGGGCGGCGTCACCACCAAGGAACGGCGCAGCTTCAGCATCACCGGCGGGATGTGCCCGCGGTGCGAGGGCCGCGGCGCGGTGACCGATTTCGACCTCACCGCGCTGTACGACGAGAACAAGTCCCTCAACGAGGGCGCGCTGACCATCCCCGGCTACAGCATGGACGGCTGGTTCGGCCGGATCTTCCGCGGTTGCGGGTACTTCGACCCGGACAAGCCGATCAAGAAGTACACCAAGCGGGAGCTGCACGACCTGCTCCACAAGGAGCCCACGAAGATCAAGGTCGACGGCATCAACCTGACCTTCAGCGGCCTGATCCCGTCGATCCAGAAGTCCTTCCTGGCCAAGGACCGGGAGGCGATGCAGCCGCACATCCGGGCCTTCGTCGACCGGGCGATCACGTTCACCACCTGCCCGGAGTGCGACGGCACCCGGCTCAGCGCGGGCGCCCGCGCCTCGAAGATCAACGGCGTCAGCATCGCCGACGCCTGCGCGATGCAGATCAGCGACCTGGCCGACTGGGTGCGCGGGCTGGACCAGCCGTCGGTCGCCCCGCTGCTCGGGAAACTCCAGCACACCCTGGACTCGTTCATCGAGATCGGACTCGGCTACCTCTCGCTCGACCGCCCGGCCGGCACGCTCTCCGGCGGCGAGGCGCAGCGCACCAAGATGATCCGGCACCTCGGCTCGTCGCTGACCGACGTCACCTACGTCTTCGACGAGCCCACCATCGGCCTGCACCCGCACGACATCCAGCGGATGAACGAGCTGCTCCTGCAGCTGCGGGACAAGGGCAACACGGTCCTGGTGGTCGAGCACAAGCCGGAGGCGATCGCGATCGCGGACCACGTCGTCGACCTCGGCCCGCGCGCCGGGGCGGCCGGCGGCGAGATCGTCTTCGAGGGCACCCTGGACGGGCTGCGCGCCAGTGGGACGCTGACCGGCCGGCACCTCGACGACCGGGCGTCGCTCAAGCCCGACGTCCGAAAACCATCAGGGCATCTTTCGGTACGCGGCGCCGACTCCCACAACCTGCGGAACGTGGACGTCGACATTCCGCTCGGCGTGCTCGTGGTGGTCACCGGCGTGGCCGGGTCCGGCAAGAGCTCGCTGATCCACGGCTCGGTGGCCGGGCGGGAGGGTGTGGTCGCCGTCGACCAGGGGTCGATCAAGGGCTCGCGGCGGAGCAACCCGGCGACGTACACCGGCCTGCTGGAGCCGATCCGCAAACAGTTCGCCAAGGTCAACGGCGTGAAGCCGGCCCTGTTCAGCGCGAACTCGGAGGGCGCCTGCCCGAACTGCAACGGCAACGGCGTGATCTACACCGACCTGGGGATGATGGCCGGCGTCGCCAGCCCGTGCGAGGTCTGCGAGGGGCGGCGCTTCGACGCGTCGGTGCTCGACTACCGGGTCGCCGGTAAGGACATCAGCGAGGTGCTGGCGATGCCGGTCGCCGAGGCCGTCGAGTTCTTCGCCGCCGGCGACGCCCGCAACCCGGCCGCCCACAAGATCCTGTCCCGGCTGTCCGACGTCGGCCTCGGCTACCTGACCCTGGGGCAGCCGCTGTCCACGCTGTCCGGCGGTGAACGGCAGCGGGTCAAGCTGGCCGTCCACATGGGGGAGACCGGCGGCGTCTTCATCCTCGACGAGCCGACCACCGGGTTGCACCTGGCCGACGTCGAGCAGCTCCTCGGCCTGCTGGACCGCCTGGTCGACGCGGGCCGCTCGGTGATCGTCATCGAACACCACCAGGCCGTGATGGCCCACGCCGACTGGATCATCGACCTGGGCCCGGGCGCGGGCCACGACGGCGGCCGGGTGGTCTTCGAAGGCACCCCGTCCGACCTGGTCGCCTCCCGCCCCACCCTGACCGGCGAACACCTCGCCGACTACGTCAAACCCTGA
- a CDS encoding helix-turn-helix transcriptional regulator, which translates to MATSTVHQAREDFGKRLRDLRKDAGLTGRGLADLAGWHSSKVSKIEYGKQAASEQDIRIWCRLCAVDDQTQDVLAAVRDIEAMSVEWRRRLRTGTRARQDKSRLLESDTQLMRWFEPLLIPGLLHTAEYAAAVFQRVVAFYQIPDDVDAGVAARMERQQILYQRGHAFHFVITQQALRTRVGSRDVMAGQLDRLLSVMTMQRVRLGIVPAEAPYLTPASQFIMFDDRLVHVEGVSAELTVTQPREIMMYARAFSILAGQAAYGAHARGIIMEELERLAAG; encoded by the coding sequence TTGGCGACGAGCACTGTTCATCAGGCACGCGAGGATTTTGGTAAGCGTCTTCGCGACCTGCGCAAGGATGCTGGACTGACCGGCAGGGGACTGGCGGACCTTGCCGGTTGGCACAGCTCCAAGGTCTCCAAGATCGAATACGGCAAGCAGGCCGCTTCCGAGCAAGACATCCGGATATGGTGCCGGCTTTGCGCGGTTGACGACCAAACCCAGGACGTGCTCGCTGCTGTCCGCGACATCGAAGCCATGTCGGTGGAGTGGCGCCGCCGACTACGCACCGGCACGCGCGCGCGGCAGGACAAATCGCGGTTGCTGGAGTCCGACACACAGCTCATGCGGTGGTTCGAGCCGCTCCTGATACCCGGGCTGCTCCACACGGCCGAGTATGCAGCTGCTGTATTTCAGCGCGTGGTCGCCTTCTACCAAATTCCAGACGACGTCGACGCCGGCGTCGCGGCCCGCATGGAACGGCAGCAAATCCTCTACCAGAGGGGACATGCCTTCCACTTCGTGATTACGCAGCAGGCACTACGCACCCGCGTCGGCAGCCGGGACGTGATGGCGGGGCAGCTGGATCGCCTACTTTCGGTGATGACAATGCAGCGGGTTCGCTTGGGTATCGTGCCCGCTGAAGCTCCCTACCTGACGCCGGCCAGCCAGTTCATCATGTTCGATGACCGGCTGGTTCATGTTGAGGGAGTTTCGGCAGAGCTAACCGTCACGCAGCCGCGAGAAATCATGATGTACGCGCGTGCCTTCAGCATCCTTGCTGGCCAAGCTGCTTATGGTGCCCACGCGCGGGGCATCATCATGGAGGAACTGGAAAGGCTGGCCGCGGGCTAG
- a CDS encoding cupin domain-containing protein, translated as MLFDKGTVAEMMTDWPAKPAVHEIPPDSVFSNIINAKLLNTYLDTGCAPADEINVVREGAARHPRAYAPAGTLDPSRVSTLRARGYSFQLRNLDRWYPPLHAMCRAIQRETGYGCYVTGFVTPGGAQGLDYHWDQNMGLVCQLSGSKTWEIWHPVVADPHRDFKASNLEPLDQLVKQLKADGPDQVIELKAGQVLVLPRGWVHNPHARHQATESTHLTFVMRERTGFWIGQKLVKAAIESAPLRNIIAPAGVVDEEAFTSAVEQARDQLVGWLGKVDARAMAAELLAVATSELEPDYV; from the coding sequence ATGTTGTTCGACAAGGGCACGGTCGCCGAGATGATGACCGACTGGCCGGCCAAGCCGGCGGTCCACGAGATTCCGCCCGACAGCGTTTTCTCGAACATCATCAACGCGAAGCTCCTCAATACGTACCTCGACACCGGCTGCGCGCCGGCCGATGAGATCAACGTCGTTCGGGAGGGAGCCGCTCGCCACCCGCGGGCCTACGCCCCGGCCGGCACGCTCGATCCGTCGCGCGTCTCCACCCTGCGTGCCCGGGGATACAGCTTCCAACTGCGAAACCTCGACCGCTGGTACCCCCCGCTGCACGCCATGTGCCGGGCGATCCAGCGGGAGACCGGATACGGCTGCTACGTCACCGGCTTCGTCACCCCAGGCGGCGCCCAAGGGCTCGATTACCACTGGGATCAGAACATGGGCCTCGTCTGTCAGCTCTCCGGCAGCAAGACCTGGGAGATCTGGCATCCCGTAGTCGCGGACCCGCACCGCGACTTCAAGGCATCCAACCTGGAACCGCTCGACCAACTGGTGAAACAGCTCAAGGCCGACGGGCCGGACCAGGTGATCGAGCTGAAGGCCGGACAAGTCCTCGTCCTGCCGCGCGGCTGGGTCCACAACCCGCACGCCCGCCACCAGGCCACAGAGAGCACGCACCTGACGTTCGTGATGCGCGAGCGAACCGGCTTCTGGATCGGCCAGAAGCTCGTCAAGGCCGCTATCGAATCCGCCCCGCTGCGCAACATAATCGCGCCGGCCGGCGTGGTCGACGAGGAGGCGTTCACGAGCGCGGTCGAGCAGGCGCGGGATCAGCTCGTCGGCTGGCTCGGCAAGGTCGATGCGCGCGCGATGGCCGCGGAGTTGCTCGCCGTCGCGACGAGCGAACTGGAACCGGACTACGTCTGA
- a CDS encoding phosphatidylinositol-specific phospholipase C, whose amino-acid sequence MKRALAAVGGLVLGLSVLMTPSAAVAADASYRTLSTASHPDWMRSLPDARSLAALSVPGTHETLSIHGGAWTQTQEDFGDSAATLTAQLNAGIRMIDIRARVNTGNTFTVHHGATYQNANFDDVLSRLAAFLGAHPGESVVVRLKQECTGELGSCTDASGQSSFQDIFDGYVAGRPGLFWAPSVTRASGAAMPTLGQIRGKVVLAVLNGPRGGVVEHYGLAQFAGWHDGSSTYVQDEYNVPNLGAIATKRDQVRRFLDTTSAGDPSLMYVNFTSGASVFAQPQSVAGGSLGVQGVNPFLLTYLNEGPAVHTPVVRTGAVLMDFPGGTLIDKILSYN is encoded by the coding sequence GTGAAGCGAGCGCTTGCCGCCGTGGGCGGATTGGTCCTGGGTCTGAGTGTGCTGATGACACCGTCGGCGGCGGTCGCCGCCGACGCGTCGTACCGGACGTTGAGCACGGCGAGTCATCCGGACTGGATGCGATCCCTGCCGGACGCGCGGAGCCTGGCCGCGCTCTCCGTCCCGGGCACGCACGAGACGCTGTCGATCCACGGCGGCGCGTGGACGCAGACCCAGGAGGACTTCGGCGACAGCGCGGCGACCCTGACCGCGCAGCTGAACGCCGGCATCCGGATGATCGACATCCGGGCCCGGGTGAACACCGGCAACACGTTCACGGTGCACCACGGGGCGACGTACCAGAACGCCAACTTCGACGACGTGCTGAGCAGGCTGGCGGCGTTCCTCGGCGCGCACCCGGGGGAGAGCGTGGTGGTGCGGCTCAAGCAGGAGTGCACCGGTGAGCTGGGCTCCTGCACCGACGCTTCGGGGCAGAGCAGCTTCCAGGACATCTTCGACGGGTACGTCGCCGGCCGCCCCGGCCTGTTCTGGGCGCCGTCGGTGACCCGCGCGTCCGGGGCGGCGATGCCCACGCTCGGGCAGATCCGCGGCAAGGTGGTGCTGGCGGTGCTGAACGGCCCGCGCGGCGGGGTGGTCGAGCACTACGGCCTGGCCCAGTTCGCCGGCTGGCACGACGGCTCGTCGACCTACGTCCAGGACGAGTACAACGTGCCGAACCTGGGTGCGATCGCCACCAAGCGGGACCAGGTGCGCCGCTTCCTGGACACCACCAGCGCGGGCGACCCGTCGCTGATGTACGTCAACTTCACCAGCGGCGCGAGCGTGTTCGCCCAGCCGCAGTCGGTGGCCGGGGGGTCGCTCGGGGTGCAGGGGGTGAACCCGTTCCTGCTGACCTACCTCAACGAGGGCCCGGCGGTGCACACCCCGGTGGTCCGCACCGGCGCCGTGCTGATGGACTTCCCGGGCGGCACCCTGATCGACAAGATCCTGTCCTACAACTGA
- a CDS encoding DUF397 domain-containing protein, with protein MAKDDLYLVEVPEDDFRTPCGGNIGGSLERCVSFADIPGQPGAYVLRDTKLGATSPELRFSAAEMTDFVAAITGSGDNA; from the coding sequence ATGGCCAAAGACGACCTGTACCTCGTTGAGGTCCCGGAGGACGACTTCCGTACGCCGTGTGGCGGCAACATCGGCGGGAGCCTGGAGAGATGCGTGTCCTTCGCGGACATCCCCGGCCAGCCCGGCGCCTACGTCCTCCGCGACACCAAGCTCGGGGCGACGAGCCCGGAGCTGCGATTCAGTGCAGCGGAGATGACGGACTTCGTCGCCGCCATCACCGGCTCGGGCGACAACGCCTGA
- a CDS encoding glycogen/starch/alpha-glucan phosphorylase, whose protein sequence is MDLRQGSQGIGLRRLGTTADEFQQDLLSSLYYRRGTTVESASPRDAYEALALTVRDRLADRRARTAAAHFASNPRWVYYLSAEYLLGAQLEQNLLYSGTGELATQAVKVLGRSIEELEDLDVEPGLGNGGLGRLAACLVDSMATRDIPAVGYGIRYDFGIFKQSLENGAQAERPDDWAFQGNPWEFPAPDDRQVVHFYGHTEPIPGSDTRKRWVPGEIVLGEPSHMLVPGYGTETVNIVRLWRARGSEASFDLSRFSAGQYAEAVQEAVRAENISKVLYPDDSTELGRELRLKQQYFLVSCSLRDIVRRFRLRNEDWADFAEKTVIQLNDTHPTIAIPELMRLLVDEYEVDWDQAWSITRSTFAYTCHTLLPEALETWPVQLFERLLPRHLEIIYLINMLFLREVEERFPGDVDRIRRMSIISEGGERRVRMAHLAVVGTEAVNGVAELHSKLLRETVLQDFAALWPAKFQNVTNGVSPRRFVKLANPRLSDLITDGLGDDGWLNDLERLAGLERLADDAAFAERWRAVKRANKIDLAAGDPDSLTDVMIKRFHEYKRQQLKLLHVITMYHRIRQSPTGDWIPRTVLFAGKAAPAYHAAKSIIRLINAVGATIAADPVVSPYLKVVFAENYNVTLAEQIVPAADLSEQISLAGKEASGTGNMKLALNGALTVGTLDGANIEIRARVGEENFFLFGLDAFQAAEVQLAGYRPREHYERDAELKAAIDAIAAGTFGGVGREVADSLLGWDEYLTLADFRSYLDAQEEVETAWRDPARWTRMSILNTAHSGFFSSDRTVGDYAARIWRVSPVAVPRDE, encoded by the coding sequence ATGGATCTTCGCCAAGGCAGCCAAGGCATCGGTCTGCGACGACTGGGCACCACCGCGGACGAGTTCCAACAGGATCTGCTGAGCAGCCTCTATTACCGCAGGGGCACCACGGTGGAGTCGGCGAGTCCGCGGGACGCCTACGAGGCTCTCGCGCTCACCGTGCGCGACCGGCTCGCCGATCGCCGGGCCCGCACCGCGGCGGCGCACTTCGCCAGCAACCCGCGCTGGGTCTACTACCTCTCCGCGGAATACCTGCTCGGCGCGCAGCTGGAACAGAATCTGCTCTACTCCGGCACCGGCGAGCTCGCCACCCAGGCGGTCAAGGTGCTCGGCCGGTCGATCGAGGAGCTGGAGGACCTGGACGTCGAGCCCGGGCTCGGCAACGGCGGCCTCGGCCGGCTCGCCGCCTGCCTGGTCGACTCGATGGCCACCCGGGACATTCCGGCGGTCGGCTACGGCATCCGCTACGACTTCGGCATCTTCAAGCAGTCCCTGGAGAACGGCGCCCAGGCCGAGCGCCCGGACGACTGGGCGTTCCAGGGCAACCCGTGGGAGTTCCCGGCCCCGGACGACCGGCAGGTGGTGCACTTCTACGGCCACACCGAGCCGATCCCCGGCTCGGACACCCGCAAGCGCTGGGTGCCCGGCGAGATCGTGCTCGGCGAGCCCAGCCACATGCTGGTCCCGGGGTACGGCACCGAGACGGTCAACATCGTCCGGCTGTGGCGCGCGCGGGGCAGCGAGGCGTCGTTCGACCTGTCCCGGTTCTCCGCCGGGCAGTACGCGGAGGCGGTCCAGGAAGCCGTCCGTGCCGAGAACATCAGCAAGGTCCTCTACCCCGACGACAGCACCGAACTGGGCCGTGAGCTGCGGCTCAAGCAGCAGTATTTCCTGGTCTCCTGCTCGCTGCGGGACATCGTCCGGCGGTTCCGGCTGCGCAACGAGGACTGGGCCGACTTCGCCGAGAAGACCGTCATCCAGCTCAACGACACGCACCCGACGATCGCCATCCCGGAGCTGATGCGGCTGCTCGTCGACGAGTACGAGGTGGACTGGGACCAGGCCTGGTCGATCACCCGGAGCACGTTCGCGTACACCTGCCACACGCTGCTGCCGGAGGCCCTGGAGACATGGCCGGTGCAGCTGTTCGAGCGGCTGCTCCCGCGCCACCTGGAGATCATCTACCTGATCAACATGCTGTTCCTGCGCGAGGTGGAGGAGCGTTTCCCGGGCGACGTCGACCGGATCCGCCGGATGTCGATCATCTCCGAGGGCGGCGAGCGCCGGGTCCGGATGGCGCACCTCGCGGTGGTCGGCACCGAGGCCGTGAACGGGGTCGCCGAGCTGCACTCCAAGCTGCTGCGGGAGACCGTGCTGCAGGACTTCGCCGCCCTGTGGCCGGCCAAGTTCCAGAACGTCACCAACGGAGTCTCGCCCCGCCGGTTCGTCAAGCTGGCCAACCCGCGGCTCTCCGATCTGATCACCGACGGGCTCGGCGACGACGGCTGGCTCAACGACCTGGAACGCCTCGCCGGGCTGGAACGGCTCGCCGACGACGCGGCGTTCGCCGAGCGCTGGCGCGCGGTGAAACGGGCCAACAAGATCGACCTGGCCGCCGGTGACCCGGACTCGCTGACCGACGTGATGATCAAGCGGTTCCACGAGTACAAGCGGCAGCAGCTCAAGCTGCTCCACGTGATCACCATGTACCACCGGATCCGGCAGAGCCCGACCGGGGACTGGATCCCGCGCACGGTGCTCTTCGCCGGCAAGGCGGCGCCCGCCTACCACGCCGCGAAGAGCATCATCCGGCTGATCAACGCGGTCGGGGCGACCATCGCGGCGGATCCGGTGGTGTCGCCGTACCTCAAGGTGGTCTTCGCGGAGAACTACAACGTGACCCTGGCCGAGCAGATCGTGCCGGCCGCCGACCTCAGCGAGCAGATCTCGCTGGCCGGCAAGGAGGCCAGCGGCACCGGCAACATGAAGCTGGCGCTCAACGGGGCACTCACCGTCGGCACGCTCGACGGCGCCAACATCGAGATCCGGGCCCGGGTCGGCGAGGAGAACTTCTTCCTCTTCGGACTGGACGCGTTCCAGGCCGCCGAGGTGCAGCTGGCCGGCTACCGGCCGCGCGAGCACTACGAGCGGGACGCCGAGCTGAAGGCGGCCATCGACGCGATCGCCGCCGGCACGTTCGGCGGGGTCGGCCGGGAGGTGGCGGACTCGCTGCTCGGCTGGGACGAGTACCTGACGCTGGCCGACTTCCGGTCGTACCTGGACGCGCAGGAGGAGGTCGAGACCGCCTGGCGCGACCCGGCCCGCTGGACCCGCATGTCGATCCTGAACACGGCCCACAGCGGCTTCTTCTCGTCGGACCGGACCGTCGGCGACTACGCCGCGCGGATCTGGCGGGTCTCGCCGGTCGCGGTCCCCCGGGACGAATGA
- a CDS encoding SigE family RNA polymerase sigma factor, which produces MRDDAFRAYFERQHTSLSRLAFLMTGESSAADDLAADALTEVWRHWDRVQAADDPAAYGHGILMNLARQWVRRRGRERLLTFGMSPGTQESRDVPAVLDVRGALRKLPHRRRACVVLRYAFDLSEREVAATLGISVGAVKSATSRGAKQLAGLLGGAVTRIDGWEAAR; this is translated from the coding sequence ATGCGCGACGACGCGTTCCGCGCGTACTTCGAGCGCCAGCACACCTCGCTGTCGCGGCTGGCGTTCCTGATGACCGGGGAGTCGTCGGCCGCCGACGACCTGGCCGCGGACGCGCTGACCGAGGTCTGGCGGCACTGGGACCGGGTGCAGGCCGCGGACGATCCGGCCGCTTACGGACACGGCATCCTGATGAACCTGGCCCGCCAGTGGGTCCGCCGGCGGGGCCGGGAACGCCTGCTCACCTTCGGGATGTCGCCGGGCACCCAGGAGAGCCGGGACGTGCCGGCGGTCCTCGACGTCCGCGGCGCGTTGCGCAAATTACCGCATAGGCGACGGGCGTGCGTAGTCTTGCGGTACGCGTTCGACCTGTCCGAGCGCGAGGTCGCCGCGACGCTGGGCATCTCCGTCGGCGCGGTGAAGAGCGCCACCTCACGGGGCGCGAAACAGTTGGCCGGGCTGCTCGGCGGGGCGGTCACCCGGATCGACGGCTGGGAGGCGGCCCGATGA
- a CDS encoding sensor histidine kinase produces the protein MIAARRLLAGHPILADGLTALAVTAVSVAGYTAAAMKAPVRPLNWADVAGLGVAVVAMTLRRTWPRAMLFVATTAMIAHAWTHQGRHPLLIIAAGVCAYTTATRNSRRTTWLTFAGCVVTLYLGDVLSGNFPLLTAATIPVVTFVGMATAFGDATRNRRAYLAEVEERAQRAEQTREEEARRRVIQERLRIARELHDVVAHHIAVINVQAGAASHLLDRRPEQVRPALDHIRHAGDTVLKELASIVGVLRQSDDPDAVTEPTRGLARLPELLETVTAAGLVVRFRQAGAERGLPAVVDLAAYRITQEALTNAHKYGMGDAELAVTYTREGVHIEATNATRINPDKSGSGYGIVGMRERAAAADGTLIAYEKAGFFFLKAELPAPIEGT, from the coding sequence ATGATCGCCGCCCGCCGACTCCTCGCCGGGCACCCGATCCTCGCCGACGGCCTGACCGCGCTGGCGGTCACCGCGGTCAGCGTGGCCGGCTACACCGCCGCCGCGATGAAGGCCCCGGTCCGCCCGTTGAACTGGGCGGACGTGGCCGGCCTCGGGGTCGCGGTGGTGGCCATGACGCTGCGCCGGACGTGGCCGCGGGCGATGCTCTTCGTGGCGACCACCGCGATGATCGCGCACGCCTGGACGCACCAGGGCCGGCATCCGCTGCTGATCATCGCGGCCGGCGTCTGCGCCTACACGACGGCCACCCGCAACAGCCGCCGGACCACCTGGCTGACGTTCGCCGGGTGCGTGGTCACGCTCTACCTCGGTGACGTGCTCTCCGGGAACTTTCCGCTGCTCACCGCGGCGACCATTCCGGTGGTCACGTTCGTCGGGATGGCCACCGCGTTCGGGGACGCGACCCGGAACCGTCGCGCCTACCTGGCCGAGGTCGAGGAGCGCGCCCAGCGGGCCGAGCAGACCCGCGAGGAGGAGGCCCGCCGCCGGGTGATCCAGGAGCGGCTGCGGATCGCCCGGGAGCTGCACGACGTGGTCGCGCACCACATCGCGGTGATCAACGTGCAGGCCGGGGCGGCCAGTCACCTGCTGGACCGGCGGCCCGAGCAGGTGCGGCCGGCGCTGGACCACATCCGGCACGCCGGGGACACCGTGCTCAAGGAGCTGGCGTCGATCGTCGGGGTGCTGCGGCAGTCGGACGACCCGGACGCGGTGACCGAGCCGACCCGCGGGCTGGCCCGGTTGCCGGAGCTGCTGGAGACGGTGACGGCGGCCGGGCTGGTGGTGCGGTTCCGGCAGGCCGGGGCGGAGCGGGGGCTGCCCGCGGTGGTGGATCTGGCCGCCTATCGGATCACCCAGGAAGCACTGACAAATGCCCATAAATACGGCATGGGGGACGCCGAGTTGGCCGTCACCTACACGCGTGAGGGCGTCCACATCGAGGCGACCAACGCCACCCGGATAAATCCCGACAAATCAGGTTCAGGGTACGGCATCGTCGGGATGCGCGAGCGCGCCGCGGCGGCGGACGGCACGCTCATCGCGTACGAAAAAGCCGGTTTCTTCTTTCTCAAAGCCGAACTTCCAGCACCGATCGAGGGCACATGA
- a CDS encoding carbonic anhydrase, with translation MSATDELLANAERYAATFGGPLPLPPAQHVAVLACMDARLDPQAVLGLKEGDAHVIRNAGGVVTADALRSLAISQRLLGTTEIILLHHTDCGMLTFTDDQFKASIEAEVGIRPQWAAEAFPDLDTDVRQSIRRIQADPFIPHRDAIRGFVFDVTTGKLTEVV, from the coding sequence ATGAGTGCGACCGACGAACTGCTCGCCAACGCCGAGCGCTATGCCGCGACCTTCGGCGGCCCCCTGCCCCTGCCGCCCGCCCAGCACGTCGCCGTGCTGGCCTGCATGGACGCCCGCCTCGACCCGCAGGCCGTGCTCGGCCTCAAGGAGGGCGACGCCCACGTCATCCGGAACGCCGGGGGCGTGGTCACCGCCGACGCGCTGCGCAGCCTGGCGATCAGTCAGCGCCTGCTCGGCACCACCGAGATCATCCTGCTCCACCACACCGACTGCGGGATGCTGACCTTCACCGACGACCAGTTCAAGGCGTCGATCGAGGCCGAGGTCGGGATCCGCCCGCAGTGGGCCGCCGAGGCGTTCCCCGACCTGGACACCGACGTCCGCCAGTCGATCCGCCGCATCCAGGCCGACCCGTTCATCCCGCACAGGGACGCGATCCGCGGCTTCGTCTTCGACGTCACCACCGGCAAACTCACCGAGGTCGTCTAA